A single region of the Manihot esculenta cultivar AM560-2 chromosome 12, M.esculenta_v8, whole genome shotgun sequence genome encodes:
- the LOC122721370 gene encoding non-specific lipid-transfer protein 2-like yields MASSKAMVGLWALASVLLVVIGSGNTVQGITCIEALTELAPCNPFAGGTAPSPNPLCCSAVQNVNKEATTTEIRRQLCLCFQQAGSSAHINLQKLKQIPDLCHLQIPDPIDPTDCSK; encoded by the coding sequence ATGGCGAGCAGCAAGGCGATGGTGGGCTTATGGGCATTAGCATCGGTGCTATTGGTTGTGATAGGCAGTGGAAACACTGTGCAGGGAATCACATGCATCGAAGCCTTAACTGAATTGGCGCCATGCAATCCCTTCGCCGGAGGCACTGCTCCATCGCCCAATCCTCTTTGCTGTTCCGCCGTACAGAATGTGAACAAGGAGGCTACCACCACGGAAATACGCAGACAGCTTTGTCTATGTTTCCAGCAAGCTGGTTCATCTGCTCATATTAACCTTCAGAAATTGAAGCAAATTCCTGACTTGTGCCATCTCCAAATTCCGGATCCCATCGACCCTACGGACTGCAGCAAGTAa